In Oryzihumus leptocrescens, the following are encoded in one genomic region:
- a CDS encoding amino acid ABC transporter permease produces MADLLKQYDVLGAFWMTIVLTVFSAVGSLVIGTVVAVMRVSPVAVLRTMGAGYVNIVRNTPLTLIIVFCNIGLFVNLGLRLADKSSSTFLVDNNIRLAVLGLSVYHAAFVCEALRSGINTVPAGQAEAARSIGLSFGQNIRHVVMPQAFRGAVTPLGNTMIALTKNTTVASAIGVAEASGLMKEMIEFSPDQLVLVFLVFALGFVLLTLPMGLLFTTMSRRLAVKR; encoded by the coding sequence ATGGCTGACCTGCTCAAGCAGTACGACGTCCTCGGGGCGTTCTGGATGACGATCGTCCTGACCGTGTTCTCCGCGGTCGGGTCGCTGGTCATCGGCACGGTGGTCGCGGTGATGCGGGTCTCCCCCGTGGCGGTCCTGCGGACGATGGGCGCGGGCTACGTCAACATCGTGCGCAACACGCCGCTGACGCTGATCATCGTCTTCTGCAACATCGGCCTGTTCGTCAACCTCGGCCTGCGGCTGGCGGACAAGTCCTCCTCGACCTTCCTGGTCGACAACAACATCCGCCTCGCGGTCCTGGGCCTGTCGGTCTACCACGCCGCGTTCGTCTGCGAGGCGCTGCGCTCGGGCATCAACACCGTCCCCGCCGGGCAGGCCGAGGCGGCGCGCTCGATCGGCCTGAGCTTCGGGCAGAACATCCGCCACGTCGTGATGCCGCAGGCGTTTCGCGGCGCGGTCACCCCGCTGGGCAACACGATGATCGCGCTGACCAAGAACACCACCGTCGCGTCGGCGATCGGCGTCGCCGAGGCCTCGGGCCTGATGAAGGAGATGATCGAGTTCAGCCCCGACCAGCTCGTCCTGGTGTTCCTCGTCTTCGCCCTCGGCTTCGTGCTGCTCACGCTGCCGATGGGCCTGCTGTTCACGACGATGTCCCGGCGCCTGGCGGTGAAGCGATGA
- a CDS encoding amino acid ABC transporter permease — translation MTSQTVLFDTPGPRARRRHTLAAVVGGVVLLGVLAWVLSRLAARGNLTPAKWNPFASADTWTEYLLPGVVGTLEAAAISIVLALVLGLLLGMGRLSENRPLRWFCSVFVEFFRAVPVLLMMIFAFNLYAVYQVFDSEQLALAGVVTGLTLYNASVMAELVRAGVGSLPAGQREAGLSIGLTASQTLRSILLPQALTAMLPAIVGQLVVVLKDSALGSIITYVELLAQGQTLGTARANMVPAFIVVAAIFIAINYLLTVLAGRVERRMRRRGHTSAKAAPAAPGQAG, via the coding sequence ATGACCTCCCAGACCGTCCTGTTCGACACCCCCGGGCCGCGGGCGCGTCGCCGGCACACCCTGGCGGCCGTCGTCGGCGGTGTGGTGCTGCTCGGCGTCCTGGCCTGGGTGCTGTCGAGGCTGGCCGCCAGGGGCAACCTCACCCCCGCCAAGTGGAACCCGTTCGCCTCCGCCGACACCTGGACCGAGTACCTCCTGCCCGGCGTGGTCGGCACGCTCGAGGCGGCGGCGATCTCGATCGTGCTCGCGCTGGTGCTGGGGCTGCTGCTCGGCATGGGCCGGCTGTCCGAGAACCGGCCGCTGCGGTGGTTCTGCTCGGTGTTCGTGGAGTTCTTCCGCGCGGTGCCGGTGCTGCTCATGATGATCTTCGCCTTCAACCTGTACGCCGTGTACCAGGTCTTCGACTCCGAGCAGCTGGCCCTGGCCGGTGTGGTCACGGGGCTGACGCTCTACAACGCCTCCGTCATGGCGGAGCTGGTGCGCGCGGGTGTCGGCTCGCTGCCGGCGGGGCAGCGCGAGGCAGGGCTCTCGATCGGCCTGACGGCCAGCCAGACGCTGCGCTCGATCCTGCTGCCGCAGGCGCTCACGGCGATGCTGCCGGCGATCGTCGGGCAGCTGGTCGTGGTGCTGAAGGACTCGGCGCTGGGCTCGATCATCACCTACGTCGAGCTGCTCGCGCAGGGTCAGACGCTCGGCACGGCGCGGGCCAACATGGTGCCCGCGTTCATCGTCGTCGCCGCGATCTTCATCGCGATCAACTACCTGCTGACGGTGCTCGCCGGGCGCGTGGAGCGCCGGATGCGCCGCCGGGGCCACACCAGCGCCAAGGCCGCGCCCGCGGCTCCCGGGCAGGCGGGCTGA